In Papaver somniferum cultivar HN1 chromosome 1, ASM357369v1, whole genome shotgun sequence, a genomic segment contains:
- the LOC113348706 gene encoding uncharacterized protein LOC113348706: protein MRNTKSLIGDGRATSLFYDVWYGSETLADVLQQPDLHTNARVSDIIVQDQWQLEGVHMHDLVSAGVDLEILPRRHTGSHRKIWMPDLKGLFSVKSARELVRMRYPVLEEANMLWKSVVHPSLAAQNWKFVRGACATLDKVKSRLKIALPSRCSVCQIDEESLEHVLWSCSAANPAWQWLAGIFHIIPHYNLLAANKEAKGRSRMVKDMWLVSILVLRSELWYQRNKMVYEKKKRCWTFFKKRVFNLIHEYSARMTGCMFNKRQSRVAGAGVVARNSACEVVGEMCVGLGIISNYMAELYSILIGLEWAVQWGYRDVLVRTDSSSVITSLEGVTIPWFARHRWYDVKGMFDSINFVHTYREANFAADKMAKTGCLLDNGVRLTFVGRPDLLNSIEFPYVSYFRLK from the exons ATGCGCAATACTAAATCTTTAATTGGTGACGGTAGAGCAACTTCACTATTTTATGATGTATGGTATGGGTCTGAAACTTTGGCAGATGTTTTGCAACAACCTGACCTTCACACAAATGCAAGGGTTAGTGATATCATTGTGCAGGATCAATGGCAGCTGGAAGGAGTTCATATGCACGACCTCGTCAGTGCTGGTGTGGATCTGGAGATCTTGCCAAGGAGGCACACAGGAAGTCATAGGAAGATATGGATGCCGGACCTTAAAGGTTTATTCTCTGTTAAGTCTGCAAGGGAGCTGGTGAGGATGAGATATCCGGTGCTGGAGGAAGCAAATATGTTATGGAAGAGTGTTGTGCACCCTTCTTTGGCAGCGCAAAATTGGAAGTTTGTCAGGGGAGCTTGTGCAACTCTGGATAAAGTAAAGAGCAGGTTAAAGATAGCTCTTCCGTCGAGGTGCAGTGTATGCCAGATTGATGAGGAGTCTTTGGAACATGTTCTTTGGAGCTGTAGTGCTGCGAATCCGGCTTGGCAATGGCTGGCAGGTATTTTCCATATTATTCCTCATTATAACTTGCTTGCTGCTAACAAGGAAGCGAAAGGGCGTAGTAGAATGGTTAAAGACATGTGGTTAGTCTCAATCTTGGTGCTGCGATCGGAGCTGTGGTACCAAAGGAATAAGATGGTCTATGAAAAGAAGAAGCGTTGCTGGACTTTCTTCAAAAAACGTGTATTTAACCTCATTCATGAGTACTCGGCTAGAATGACAGGATGTATGTTCAACAAG AGGCAATCcagggtggcgggagctggtgtggtGGCGAGAAATTCTGCTTGTGAAGTGGTTGGGGAGATGTGTGTTGGTCTTGGAATTATTTCCAATTATATGGCGGAGTTGTATAGCATTCTGATTGGTTTAGAATGGGCAGTTCAATGGGGATACCGGGATGTTCTAGTGCGGACTGATTCATCAAGTGTCATAACATCTTTGGAAGGGGTAactattccttggtttgctagacaTAGATGGTATGATGTAAAGGGCATGTTTGATTCTATAAATTTTGTGCACACGTACCGTGAAGCCAATTTCGCAGCTGACAAGATGGCGAAGACTGGTTGCTTATTAGATAATGGAGTGAGACTCACTTTTGTTGGTCGTCCTGATTTGTTAAACTCAATAGAGTTCCCATATGTTTCCTATTTTCGATTGAAATAG